GTTTTAGGGCGGCCTTTCTTTTGTTACTTTTCTTTGTCCGCAAAAGAAAAGTAAAATTATTATGGCATACCCTTTTAACTCTTACCCCGCCCAAAAAACGGGGATTTCAAAGATTAATTAAACAGGAAAGAGTCATTATTTCTTACTCAAAAAGCTCAAGATATTTATCATAGCCTTCCTTCTCCAGTTCCTCTTTAGGAATAAACCTCAAAGACGCTGAATTAATACAATAACGTAGTCCCGTTGGATCCGGACCGTCATCAAAGACATGGCCCAGGTGCGAATCAGCCCCCCTGCTTCTCACTTCCGTTCTTTTCATGAAAAAGCTGTTATCATCCTTTTCGACAACATTCTCCTCCACAAGAGGGCGGGTAAAGCTCGGCCAACCTGTGCCCGACCTGAACTTGTCTATGGAACTGAAAAGAGGCTCACCGGAAACGATATCGACATAAATCCCTTCCTTTTTATTGTCCCAGAATTCATTGCTGAAGGCCATTTCCGTCCCTTCATGCTGCGTCACCTTATACTGGAGCGGCGTGAGCTTTTTCCTGAGTTCCTCCCCAGAGGGTTTAAGGAAGCCCACCTCGGCCCTGTCATCATCTTTCCAGACCTTTTCAATAAAACGGTCCCGCCCGGAACCGCTGCGGTAAAACTTGTATCGGAGAGGATTCTTTTTGTAATAATCCTGATGATACTCTTCAGCCCTGTAGAAGCGGTCATAGGCAATAATTTCAGTAGCTATAGGCCTGTCAAATTTTCCTGATTTACCAAGCGCATCTTTCGAAGCCTCAGCTTTCTTTTTCTGTTCCTCATTATGATAGAAAATGGCAGACTTGTACTGAGGTCCCCTGTCAACAAAGGAGCCCCCGCCGTCAGCAGGATCAATCTGCCGCCAGAAAGTATAAAGAAGATCATCATAAGAAGTCTTTTTGGGGTCGTATGCAATCTGGATAACCTCGTAATGGCCCGAATTTCCCGATGATACCTCTTCATAGGTTGGATGCGGCTTTTCACCTCCTGCATAGCCGGAAATCACTTCCACAACACCTTCCATCTTTTCAAATGGGGGTTCCATGCACCAGAAGCACCCCCCTGCAAAAGTAGCCCTGGCAAGACTTTTCGTCTCAATATTTTTTTCAGTCACTTCCATCTGTCCGTCCTTTTGTATATTTGTGCAACCCGCAATAATTAAGGTCAAAAGAAGGGTTGCTTTAATTATTATCTTCATAGAATTCACCTTTTATAAATACTCTATCTCTCCTATTCATTAGATAAGATAAGTATCCCTTCGATTCAAAAAGCAGGGATTCCATAAATATTTATTTGTATTGGAAATATTATTTCGATATATTGCAGGTAAAAAACAAGGAGAATAAAACGTGGGAAAGAATATAATCATTAACAGTGAGTTTTTTGGCAAAGGCCCTGAAGAGCTGGGTTCAAAGGTAATGGGATCCTTCCTCCGAAAGTTATGCAATGAAGAGAACAAACCGGGAAAGATCATTTTTTATAATACAGGCGTCAAACTTATGGGAGAGGGCTCGGCAATGCTCGACGCACTGGAAATTCTTGAAAAGAGCGGTGTAGATC
The DNA window shown above is from Deltaproteobacteria bacterium and carries:
- a CDS encoding sulfurtransferase-like selenium metabolism protein YedF; this encodes MGKNIIINSEFFGKGPEELGSKVMGSFLRKLCNEENKPGKIIFYNTGVKLMGEGSAMLDALEILEKSGVDLVACGTCVNYFGIFDKIPFGRVGDMPEIISVMMSDEGVVTI
- the msrB gene encoding peptide-methionine (R)-S-oxide reductase MsrB, with translation MEVTEKNIETKSLARATFAGGCFWCMEPPFEKMEGVVEVISGYAGGEKPHPTYEEVSSGNSGHYEVIQIAYDPKKTSYDDLLYTFWRQIDPADGGGSFVDRGPQYKSAIFYHNEEQKKKAEASKDALGKSGKFDRPIATEIIAYDRFYRAEEYHQDYYKKNPLRYKFYRSGSGRDRFIEKVWKDDDRAEVGFLKPSGEELRKKLTPLQYKVTQHEGTEMAFSNEFWDNKKEGIYVDIVSGEPLFSSIDKFRSGTGWPSFTRPLVEENVVEKDDNSFFMKRTEVRSRGADSHLGHVFDDGPDPTGLRYCINSASLRFIPKEELEKEGYDKYLELFE